One Cryobacterium roopkundense genomic region harbors:
- a CDS encoding PTS mannitol transporter subunit IICB gives MTTTSADTKRTGTRVHVQRFGTFLSGMVMPNIPAFIAWGLITALFIPTGWTPNETFATLVDPMIIYMLPLLIANTGGRMIYDTRGGVVATIATMGVIVGSEIPMFIGAMIVGPLAAYLLKKVDSIWEGKIKAGFEMLVNNFTAGILGAILALGAFVGIAPLVTGLSNLLEAGVDFLIANGLLPLASILIEPGKILFLNNAINHGVLTPLGVQQVADTGKSILFLLEANPGPGLGILLAFTFFGVGIARASAPGAIVIQFLGGIHEIYFPYVLMKPMLVLAAIGGGMTGVAINVAFATGLRAPASPGSIFAVLFQTSPDSYVGVILSVIGAATVSFLIASVILRASRRRDLAAGDGLDLIAAVAKTEANKGKSSSVLGGLVGSSATDAEAGDAAPARELRNIVFACDAGMGSSAMGASVLRNKIKKAGIEGVTVTNKAIANLDGSADLVITHQDLTDRARAKSPASVHVSVDNFMNSPKYDEVVGMLEHQTNEGATK, from the coding sequence ATGACGACGACGTCAGCCGACACCAAACGAACGGGCACTCGTGTGCACGTTCAGCGCTTCGGCACATTCCTCAGCGGAATGGTCATGCCCAACATTCCCGCATTCATCGCGTGGGGCCTCATCACCGCGCTGTTCATCCCCACGGGGTGGACCCCCAACGAAACCTTCGCCACGCTCGTCGACCCGATGATCATTTACATGCTGCCGTTGCTGATTGCCAACACCGGTGGCCGCATGATCTACGACACGCGCGGCGGCGTGGTCGCCACGATCGCCACGATGGGTGTGATCGTCGGCAGCGAGATCCCGATGTTCATCGGTGCCATGATCGTGGGTCCTCTCGCCGCCTACCTTCTGAAGAAGGTTGACAGTATCTGGGAGGGCAAGATCAAGGCCGGCTTCGAGATGCTCGTGAACAACTTCACGGCAGGAATCCTCGGCGCCATCCTCGCCCTCGGCGCGTTCGTGGGCATCGCCCCGCTCGTGACAGGGCTGAGCAACCTGCTCGAGGCGGGCGTGGACTTCCTGATCGCCAACGGACTGCTGCCCCTCGCGAGCATCCTGATCGAGCCGGGCAAGATTCTCTTCCTCAACAACGCCATCAACCACGGCGTGCTCACCCCGCTTGGCGTGCAGCAGGTTGCCGACACCGGCAAGTCGATCCTGTTCCTGCTCGAGGCCAACCCCGGCCCCGGGCTCGGCATCCTGCTCGCGTTCACGTTCTTCGGTGTGGGCATCGCCCGGGCCAGCGCCCCCGGCGCGATCGTCATCCAGTTTCTCGGCGGTATCCACGAGATCTACTTCCCGTACGTGCTCATGAAGCCGATGCTCGTTCTCGCTGCCATCGGTGGCGGCATGACCGGTGTGGCCATCAACGTGGCGTTCGCCACGGGACTGCGTGCCCCGGCATCTCCCGGCAGCATCTTCGCCGTGCTCTTCCAGACGTCGCCCGACAGCTACGTGGGCGTCATCCTTTCGGTGATCGGTGCGGCGACGGTATCGTTCCTCATCGCCTCCGTCATCCTGCGGGCCAGTCGCCGGCGCGACCTCGCCGCAGGTGACGGCCTCGACCTGATCGCGGCCGTGGCGAAGACCGAAGCGAACAAGGGCAAGTCCAGCTCGGTGCTCGGCGGACTCGTGGGTTCCAGCGCAACGGATGCCGAGGCAGGCGACGCCGCGCCGGCTCGCGAACTCCGCAACATCGTGTTCGCCTGCGACGCCGGGATGGGCTCGAGCGCCATGGGTGCATCGGTGCTGCGGAACAAGATCAAGAAGGCCGGAATCGAGGGCGTCACGGTGACCAACAAGGCCATCGCCAACCTCGACGGGAGCGCCGACCTGGTGATCACGCACCAGGACCTCACTGACCGCGCCCGGGCCAAGTCGCCGGCCTCGGTGCACGTGTCCGTGGACAATTTCATGAACAGCCCGAAATACGACGAGGTCGTGGGCATGCTCGAGCACCAGACGAACGAAGGAGCCACAAAATGA
- a CDS encoding PTS sugar transporter subunit IIA — translation MTDILEPRNLVAEGTARTWDEAIREAGGLLVASGAVNEDYVASMFEREASVSTYMGNFLAIPHGTNDAKESILRSALSLVRYAEPIDWNGNPVRFAVGIAGLNNEHLEILSKIAIVFSDEDEVAKLIDAGSAEEIFALLEEVNAE, via the coding sequence ATGACCGACATTCTCGAACCCCGCAACCTCGTAGCAGAGGGAACGGCCCGCACGTGGGACGAGGCGATCCGTGAGGCTGGGGGCCTGCTCGTGGCCTCCGGCGCCGTGAACGAAGACTATGTGGCGTCTATGTTCGAGCGCGAAGCATCCGTTTCGACGTACATGGGCAACTTCCTGGCCATCCCGCACGGCACGAATGACGCCAAGGAGTCCATTCTGCGCTCGGCGCTGTCGCTTGTGCGCTACGCCGAACCGATCGATTGGAACGGCAATCCGGTGCGCTTCGCGGTGGGCATCGCGGGGCTCAACAACGAGCACCTCGAGATTCTCTCCAAGATCGCGATCGTGTTCTCCGACGAAGACGAGGTCGCGAAACTCATCGACGCCGGCTCTGCCGAGGAGATCTTCGCCCTTCTCGAGGAGGTCAACGCAGAATGA
- a CDS encoding mannitol-1-phosphate 5-dehydrogenase — MKAIHFGAGNIGRGFVGLLLHEAGYEVVFADVNSALIDALHAAPSYEVHEMGEGARQHTVRGFRAINSATDTEALIDEIATADVVTTAVGPNILTFVAPVIAAGLARRSASLPPLAVMACENAINATDLLAEHVHSHVTVADWPSISARAAFANTAVDRIVPNQAADAGLTVTVEAFHEWVIERGAFGDAVPTIPGATFVDNLEPYIERKLFTVNTGHATIAYLGSRAGVTTIAEALDVPEVVASARSVLEETSALLVTKHGLDEAAQRDYREKILVRFSNPALLDTVERVGRQPLRKLSRHERFIGPAAEIAESGITPVALLGAIGAALRFSVVADEQSVELQRMLRAESAEHLVEQVCGLDQAHPLFAAVVLEVRRAQGL; from the coding sequence ATGAAGGCCATTCACTTCGGCGCGGGCAATATCGGGCGCGGCTTCGTCGGACTCCTGCTGCACGAAGCCGGGTACGAGGTTGTCTTCGCCGATGTGAATTCCGCCCTCATTGACGCGCTGCATGCCGCGCCGAGCTACGAGGTGCACGAGATGGGGGAGGGGGCCCGTCAGCACACAGTGCGGGGCTTCAGGGCCATCAACAGCGCCACTGATACCGAGGCGCTGATTGACGAGATCGCCACGGCCGACGTCGTGACGACGGCCGTGGGTCCGAACATTCTCACGTTCGTGGCCCCGGTGATCGCGGCCGGGCTGGCTCGCAGGTCTGCGTCGCTCCCGCCGCTCGCCGTGATGGCGTGCGAGAACGCGATCAACGCCACCGACCTGCTCGCCGAGCACGTGCACAGCCATGTGACGGTCGCCGACTGGCCCAGCATCTCGGCTCGCGCCGCCTTCGCCAACACGGCAGTCGACCGCATCGTGCCGAACCAGGCAGCGGATGCCGGCCTCACGGTGACGGTGGAGGCCTTCCACGAATGGGTCATCGAGCGCGGCGCATTCGGCGATGCCGTTCCGACGATCCCCGGAGCCACGTTCGTCGACAACCTCGAACCCTACATTGAGCGCAAGCTGTTCACCGTAAACACCGGGCACGCCACCATCGCCTACCTCGGCAGCCGGGCCGGCGTGACCACGATCGCCGAGGCCCTCGACGTTCCGGAGGTCGTGGCGTCGGCACGCAGCGTGCTTGAGGAGACCTCTGCACTGCTCGTGACCAAGCACGGGCTCGACGAGGCCGCCCAACGCGACTACCGCGAGAAGATCCTCGTACGCTTCAGCAACCCCGCTCTGCTCGACACCGTCGAGCGGGTGGGCCGGCAGCCGCTGCGCAAGCTCAGCCGCCACGAACGTTTCATCGGTCCGGCGGCGGAAATCGCCGAATCGGGCATCACGCCCGTGGCCCTCCTGGGCGCGATCGGTGCGGCGCTGCGCTTCAGCGTCGTGGCCGATGAGCAGAGCGTCGAGCTTCAGCGGATGCTGCGCGCCGAGAGCGCGGAGCACCTGGTCGAGCAGGTCTGCGGGCTCGACCAGGCGCATCCGCTCTTCGCGGCAGTCGTGCTCGAAGTACGACGCGCGCAGGGATTATAG
- the infA gene encoding translation initiation factor IF-1 encodes MAKKDGVIEIEGAVVEALPNAMFRVELSNGHRVLAHISGKMRQHYIRILPEDRVIVELSPYDLTRGRIVYRYK; translated from the coding sequence ATGGCCAAAAAAGACGGTGTCATCGAAATCGAGGGCGCGGTAGTCGAAGCTCTGCCCAACGCGATGTTTCGCGTTGAGCTGTCCAACGGCCACAGAGTTCTTGCCCACATCTCGGGCAAGATGCGTCAGCACTACATCCGCATCCTCCCGGAGGACCGCGTGATCGTTGAGTTGAGCCCTTACGATCTGACCCGAGGCCGGATCGTCTACCGCTACAAGTAA
- the rpmJ gene encoding 50S ribosomal protein L36 → MKVKPSVKKICDKCKVIRRNGNVMVICENPRHKQRQG, encoded by the coding sequence ATGAAGGTCAAGCCCAGCGTCAAAAAGATCTGTGACAAGTGCAAGGTCATCCGCCGTAACGGCAACGTGATGGTCATTTGCGAGAACCCGCGTCACAAGCAGCGCCAGGGTTAG
- the rpsM gene encoding 30S ribosomal protein S13, translated as MARLAGVDIPRDKRVEVALTYIYGVGRTRALKTLVDTAIDGNIRVKDLSDDQLVLLRDYIEGTFKVEGDLRREVAADIRRKVEIGSYEGIRHRKGLPVRGQRTKTNARTRKGPKRTVAGKKKAR; from the coding sequence ATGGCACGTCTAGCCGGCGTCGACATCCCGCGCGACAAGCGCGTGGAAGTTGCATTGACTTACATTTACGGCGTGGGCCGCACGAGGGCACTCAAGACCCTCGTCGACACCGCGATCGACGGCAACATCCGAGTCAAGGATTTGAGCGACGACCAGCTCGTCCTGCTCCGCGACTACATCGAAGGAACCTTCAAGGTTGAGGGTGACCTCCGCCGTGAGGTTGCCGCCGACATCCGCCGCAAGGTGGAAATTGGCAGCTACGAGGGTATTCGCCACCGCAAGGGCCTGCCCGTTCGCGGTCAGCGCACCAAAACCAACGCTCGCACCCGCAAGGGCCCGAAGCGCACCGTAGCCGGCAAGAAGAAGGCGCGCTAG
- the rpsK gene encoding 30S ribosomal protein S11 — MAQPKSAVRKPRKKEKKNIAVGQAHIKSTFNNTIVSITDTTGAVISWASSGQVGFKGSRKSTPFAAQLAAESAARQAQEHGMKKVDVFVKGPGSGRETAIRSLQAAGLEVGSINDVTPQAHNGCRPPKRRRV, encoded by the coding sequence ATGGCACAACCCAAGTCGGCCGTACGGAAGCCGCGTAAAAAAGAGAAGAAGAACATTGCTGTGGGCCAGGCCCACATCAAGAGCACCTTCAACAACACGATCGTGTCGATCACGGACACCACCGGTGCCGTCATCAGCTGGGCCTCGTCGGGCCAGGTTGGCTTCAAGGGTTCACGTAAGTCGACCCCGTTCGCCGCACAGCTCGCAGCCGAGTCGGCTGCTCGCCAGGCGCAGGAGCACGGCATGAAGAAGGTTGACGTCTTCGTCAAGGGCCCCGGATCGGGACGCGAAACCGCGATCCGTTCGCTTCAGGCCGCTGGCCTCGAGGTCGGTTCGATCAACGATGTCACTCCGCAGGCGCACAACGGTTGCCGCCCGCCGAAGCGTCGTCGCGTTTAA
- a CDS encoding DNA-directed RNA polymerase subunit alpha: MLIAQRPTLTEENISEFRSRFIIEPLEPGFGYTLGNSLRRTLLSSIPGAAVTSIRIDGVLHEFSTVPGVKEDVTEIILNIKGLVVSSEHDEPITAYLRKQGAGQVTAADISAPAGVEVHNPELVIATLNDNAKFELELTIERGRGYVSSAQNRNEFSEAGQIPVDSIYSPVLKVTYRVEATRAGERTDFDRLVVDVETKSAITPRDAIASSGRTLTELFGLARELNTAAEGIEIGPAPVDAVLSTELSIPIEDLDLSVRSYNCLKREGINNVSELVALSETQLMNIRNFGQKSVDEVKDKLVELGLSLKDSVPGFDGAHFYSGYEEETN; encoded by the coding sequence GTGCTTATTGCACAGCGTCCCACGCTCACCGAAGAGAACATCTCGGAGTTCCGGTCCCGGTTCATCATCGAGCCGCTCGAACCTGGCTTCGGTTACACCCTCGGGAACTCACTTCGCCGCACCCTGCTCTCGTCGATCCCGGGCGCTGCTGTAACCAGCATCCGCATCGATGGCGTGCTGCACGAGTTCAGCACCGTTCCCGGTGTCAAAGAAGATGTCACCGAAATCATCCTCAACATCAAGGGCCTCGTTGTCTCCAGCGAGCACGACGAGCCCATCACCGCGTACCTGCGCAAGCAGGGTGCCGGTCAGGTAACCGCCGCTGACATCTCGGCTCCGGCCGGCGTCGAGGTGCACAACCCTGAACTGGTCATCGCAACCCTCAACGACAATGCGAAGTTCGAACTCGAACTCACCATTGAGCGTGGCCGTGGTTACGTGTCCAGCGCGCAGAACCGCAACGAGTTCTCCGAGGCCGGCCAGATTCCGGTCGACTCGATCTACTCGCCCGTTCTCAAGGTCACTTACCGCGTCGAGGCAACTCGTGCCGGTGAGCGCACCGACTTCGACCGCCTCGTCGTTGACGTGGAGACCAAGTCGGCGATCACGCCTCGCGACGCGATCGCATCCTCTGGGCGCACGCTGACCGAGCTGTTCGGTCTGGCCCGCGAGCTCAACACCGCGGCCGAAGGCATCGAGATCGGCCCCGCGCCGGTTGACGCTGTGCTTTCGACCGAGTTGTCGATCCCGATCGAGGACCTGGACCTGTCGGTTCGTTCGTACAACTGCCTCAAGCGCGAAGGCATCAACAACGTCAGCGAACTGGTCGCCCTCTCGGAGACCCAGCTGATGAACATCCGCAACTTCGGACAGAAGTCGGTTGATGAGGTGAAGGACAAGCTCGTTGAGCTCGGCCTGTCCCTGAAGGATTCGGTTCCCGGATTCGACGGAGCGCACTTCTACAGCGGCTACGAAGAAGAGACCAACTAA
- the rplQ gene encoding 50S ribosomal protein L17 has protein sequence MPKPTKGPRLGGGPAHERLMLANLAAALFTHKSIKTTETRAKRLRPLAERMVQFAKRGDLHARRRVLATITDKSVVHELFTVIAPQVNERQGGYTRITKLGFRKGDNASMVQMELVLEPLTPKVKHSKTSTVTAEKPVVEEVVVADAEVADEAAAEVVVEEPTEAAVDTKDAK, from the coding sequence ATGCCTAAGCCCACAAAGGGGCCCCGTCTCGGTGGCGGCCCGGCGCACGAGCGCCTCATGCTTGCGAACCTGGCTGCTGCCCTGTTCACCCACAAGTCGATCAAGACGACCGAGACCCGTGCCAAGCGCCTGCGTCCGCTCGCCGAGCGCATGGTGCAGTTCGCCAAGCGCGGCGACCTGCACGCCCGTCGTCGCGTTCTCGCGACGATCACGGACAAGTCCGTCGTGCACGAGCTCTTCACGGTTATCGCCCCGCAGGTCAACGAGCGTCAGGGTGGCTACACGCGCATCACGAAGCTCGGTTTCCGTAAGGGTGACAACGCTTCGATGGTTCAGATGGAACTCGTTCTCGAGCCGCTGACCCCGAAGGTCAAGCACTCGAAGACCTCCACGGTAACGGCTGAGAAGCCTGTTGTCGAAGAGGTTGTCGTTGCTGACGCCGAGGTGGCTGACGAAGCTGCCGCCGAGGTCGTCGTGGAGGAGCCCACCGAGGCTGCCGTCGACACCAAGGACGCCAAGTAA
- a CDS encoding GNAT family N-acetyltransferase, producing MTNELRPLSERVTAPHDLSVPVHQEIARWRPAKEDDIDGIWQLREAMGRLDHPNYLTTRGAIAADFGYSHVNAALDSLVGLDAAGRIVANGMVLFPPRQETLVRSILIGGVHPDLRGRGIGRELLAWQVGRAKQQLASSTKTLPGWIFAYADERAPQSAHLFERGGLDLTRYFLALERALDEPVPAVEPADGIRIAVYTPADSAQVHVARDDAFMDHWASQPMSDENWAAFVNGRWFRPDLSFVAWAGDEVVGFVLSTANENVWKTQGFTGSYIDLVGVTSGWRGRHIAQSLLAAQLEAGRALGHDRATLAVDSDSPTGALGLYTGMGFHAVHRKMAYTLQF from the coding sequence ATGACTAACGAGCTGCGCCCTCTGAGCGAACGCGTGACCGCACCTCATGACCTGAGCGTTCCGGTTCACCAGGAGATCGCCCGGTGGCGTCCCGCCAAAGAGGACGACATCGACGGCATCTGGCAGCTGCGCGAAGCGATGGGTCGCCTCGACCACCCGAATTACCTCACCACGCGCGGCGCGATCGCCGCCGACTTCGGCTACTCGCACGTGAACGCCGCGCTCGACTCGCTCGTGGGTCTCGACGCCGCAGGGCGCATTGTCGCCAACGGAATGGTGCTCTTTCCCCCTCGCCAGGAGACCCTCGTTCGCTCCATCCTGATCGGCGGGGTGCACCCCGACCTTCGCGGCCGGGGGATCGGGCGTGAGCTGCTCGCCTGGCAGGTCGGGCGCGCGAAACAGCAGCTCGCGTCATCGACGAAGACTCTCCCCGGCTGGATCTTCGCTTACGCCGACGAGCGCGCGCCGCAGAGCGCGCACCTGTTCGAGCGCGGCGGACTCGACCTCACCCGCTACTTCCTGGCGTTGGAGCGGGCCCTCGACGAGCCGGTGCCTGCGGTCGAGCCGGCCGACGGCATCCGTATTGCGGTGTACACGCCCGCCGATTCTGCGCAGGTGCATGTGGCCCGCGACGACGCCTTCATGGACCACTGGGCGAGCCAGCCGATGAGCGACGAGAACTGGGCGGCGTTCGTGAACGGCCGTTGGTTTCGGCCGGACCTCTCGTTCGTGGCGTGGGCTGGCGACGAGGTCGTGGGCTTTGTGCTCTCGACCGCCAACGAGAACGTCTGGAAGACCCAGGGCTTCACGGGCAGCTACATCGACCTCGTGGGTGTGACAAGCGGATGGCGCGGTCGGCACATTGCCCAGTCCCTGCTCGCCGCCCAACTCGAGGCCGGGCGCGCGCTCGGCCACGACCGGGCCACCCTCGCCGTGGACTCCGACAGCCCCACCGGTGCCCTCGGGCTCTACACCGGCATGGGTTTCCACGCCGTGCACCGCAAGATGGCGTACACCCTGCAGTTCTAG
- a CDS encoding GNAT family N-acetyltransferase, with protein MVESVRPLSERVSAPFELVLPEHSDVALWRAATLQDIDQIWHLMQAMGRVDHPNYLATREEVADDFGFTFFDPAVDSLLGFSADGLLLAVGFVTLSPGQRTLVKSTVAGGVHPEWRARGIGRVLLEWQLGRARQQLASSQATLPGWIQSYADERAPQCHRLLERAGLTVARYFVELERVLADPIRDFELAGGIRLAPYAPDMSAAVHTAHDEAFADHWSSQPLSDETWNSFIAAETFRPDLSFVVYGTDADGHEHVAGYLLSTVSEDDWEGAGFSSSYIALVGVLREWRGRHIAQALLAAHLEASRAAGHQRATLDVDTDSPTGAVGLYTGMGFAAAHRELVFTVEF; from the coding sequence ATGGTTGAAAGTGTGCGTCCACTGAGCGAGCGGGTGTCTGCCCCGTTCGAGCTCGTCCTGCCCGAGCACTCCGATGTCGCCCTCTGGCGCGCGGCCACGCTCCAAGACATCGACCAGATCTGGCACCTCATGCAGGCCATGGGCCGTGTCGACCATCCGAATTACCTTGCCACCCGCGAAGAGGTCGCCGACGACTTCGGTTTTACCTTCTTCGACCCGGCAGTCGACTCCCTGCTCGGATTTTCCGCCGATGGCCTCCTCCTGGCCGTCGGCTTCGTCACCCTGTCTCCCGGCCAGCGCACCCTCGTGAAGTCCACGGTGGCCGGCGGTGTGCATCCCGAGTGGCGTGCTCGCGGAATCGGGCGAGTGCTGCTTGAGTGGCAGCTCGGTCGTGCGCGGCAGCAGCTCGCCTCTTCGCAGGCGACGCTGCCCGGGTGGATTCAGTCCTATGCCGACGAGCGTGCGCCCCAGTGTCACCGACTTCTCGAGCGGGCCGGGCTCACGGTGGCGCGGTACTTCGTGGAGTTGGAACGGGTGCTCGCCGATCCGATTCGGGACTTCGAGCTGGCCGGGGGCATCCGCTTGGCGCCGTATGCGCCCGACATGTCTGCGGCCGTGCACACCGCGCACGACGAGGCCTTCGCCGACCACTGGTCGAGCCAGCCGCTCAGCGACGAGACCTGGAATTCGTTCATCGCTGCGGAGACGTTTCGGCCCGACCTCTCGTTCGTCGTTTACGGAACTGATGCCGATGGTCACGAACACGTGGCCGGCTACCTGCTCAGCACGGTGAGTGAGGACGACTGGGAGGGTGCCGGATTCAGCAGCAGCTACATCGCGCTCGTGGGAGTGCTGCGGGAGTGGCGCGGACGCCACATTGCGCAGGCTCTTCTCGCCGCGCACCTCGAGGCGAGTCGGGCGGCCGGGCACCAGCGGGCGACCCTCGACGTGGACACGGACAGCCCCACCGGTGCCGTCGGTCTCTACACGGGCATGGGATTCGCTGCCGCGCACCGCGAGCTGGTCTTCACCGTCGAGTTCTAG
- a CDS encoding NAD-dependent epimerase/dehydratase family protein — protein sequence MVQANERMPLRGSPRRVLVLGGTAWLGHEIARQLVSRGDEVTCLARGTSGGVPAGANFVAADRMSPTAYEAVRFRDWDEVIELSYDLSSVGPAIHALAERTTHWTLVSSVSVYASNAEPGADETSELVAPVDLSDYAQAKVAAERRTLGALGDRLLVVRPGLIAGPGDGSDRFGYWVARLALAGSGTVLTPECADRSVQVIDVRDLASWLISAGAEGVVGVVNAVGDVHGLSETLTLAAEVAQFEGRLVAAADDWLRTQGVNYWAGPHSLPLWLPHSDAAFSQRSNSAFVAAGGTLRGLRETLVDVWEDETARGLDRGRRAGLTRSEELELLNQLAASAP from the coding sequence GTGGTTCAGGCAAACGAGCGGATGCCTCTGCGGGGTTCCCCGAGGCGCGTGCTCGTTCTCGGGGGCACGGCCTGGCTCGGCCACGAGATCGCGCGCCAGTTGGTGTCCCGCGGCGACGAGGTGACCTGCCTGGCGCGAGGCACGAGCGGTGGCGTGCCCGCCGGGGCGAATTTCGTGGCCGCGGATCGTATGTCGCCGACGGCATACGAGGCAGTGCGGTTTCGGGACTGGGATGAGGTGATCGAGTTGTCGTACGACCTGTCGTCCGTGGGGCCGGCCATCCACGCTCTCGCCGAACGCACCACGCACTGGACGCTGGTGTCGAGCGTCTCCGTATATGCCTCCAATGCTGAACCCGGCGCTGATGAGACGTCTGAGCTGGTCGCACCCGTGGACCTCAGCGATTATGCGCAGGCCAAAGTGGCGGCCGAACGCCGAACACTCGGGGCACTAGGTGACCGGTTGCTCGTTGTACGGCCGGGGCTCATCGCGGGCCCGGGCGACGGCAGCGACCGGTTCGGATACTGGGTGGCTCGACTCGCCCTCGCAGGGTCGGGCACGGTGCTCACGCCCGAATGCGCAGATCGGTCCGTTCAGGTCATCGACGTACGGGACCTGGCGAGCTGGCTGATCTCGGCCGGGGCTGAGGGCGTGGTGGGTGTCGTCAACGCGGTGGGCGACGTGCATGGCCTGTCGGAGACGCTCACCCTGGCGGCGGAGGTCGCCCAGTTCGAGGGGCGACTCGTGGCGGCGGCCGACGACTGGCTCAGAACTCAGGGCGTGAACTATTGGGCTGGCCCGCACTCCCTGCCGCTGTGGCTGCCGCACTCCGATGCCGCCTTCTCGCAGCGGAGCAACTCGGCGTTCGTGGCCGCCGGCGGCACACTGCGTGGTCTCAGGGAAACGCTGGTCGATGTCTGGGAAGACGAGACTGCGCGTGGGCTCGACCGCGGCCGTCGCGCCGGCCTCACTCGATCCGAGGAACTCGAGCTGTTGAATCAGCTTGCCGCTTCTGCCCCGTAG
- a CDS encoding helix-turn-helix domain-containing protein, translating to MNSADESPERRQPDADVVTEASALAALAHPLRLRVLGLLRIYGPSTATRLAAKCDTSPALISYHLRTLAEASFIVAATPDDLAGLSTHGRDRWWKAAARTTFTKTPPEHDPAALAAHDDFAAAVLALYTDRARSWLGAQHKWSRDWQEASTFSDASLLLTADETRELKSEMAELLGRYRRQKPSARPGAGSAPVGAALVAAQFLIFPDPEQDPPHDTVA from the coding sequence ATGAACAGCGCTGACGAGAGTCCGGAACGACGTCAACCCGACGCGGATGTCGTGACTGAGGCATCCGCTTTGGCGGCCCTTGCGCACCCGCTGCGCCTTCGGGTGCTGGGGCTCCTCCGCATCTATGGCCCGTCAACGGCAACCCGGCTCGCAGCGAAGTGCGACACATCGCCGGCCCTAATTAGTTACCATCTCAGGACACTCGCGGAGGCGTCCTTCATCGTGGCCGCGACTCCGGACGACCTGGCGGGGTTGAGCACGCATGGGCGCGATCGATGGTGGAAGGCGGCGGCCCGCACCACATTCACCAAGACCCCGCCGGAGCACGACCCAGCCGCCTTGGCCGCACACGACGACTTCGCCGCGGCAGTGTTGGCGCTTTACACGGACCGGGCCCGCTCCTGGCTCGGCGCACAGCATAAATGGTCGCGTGATTGGCAGGAGGCAAGCACTTTCAGTGACGCCTCACTGCTCCTGACCGCCGACGAGACGCGTGAGCTCAAGAGCGAGATGGCCGAGCTCCTCGGCCGCTACCGCCGGCAGAAACCCAGTGCCCGCCCGGGCGCTGGCTCTGCGCCCGTGGGGGCCGCGCTGGTTGCCGCCCAATTCCTGATCTTTCCCGACCCGGAGCAGGACCCGCCCCACGACACCGTGGCATGA
- a CDS encoding MFS transporter, which yields MSEHPRLALSAVLTAHALSQTGNAITVLATPFYVLAQGGTGVEVGIAATFATVPIVLGGPLGGALVDRVGHRLSSVIADAASGATLAAIAILAATDNLPFWGFLLLIFLSGLLDTPGNTARHVLLPTLAMANRIPLERAVGFATGVERAAMLIGAPLGGVLVSVLGPAVAFGTTALNFVAAAALVLLCVPRPDRSSFDDLGAGEGVVHRTSYWQDLGEGFRFVYSNPLLRLIILVVFLTNLLDAARFSVLLPIHSTAYLQGAVAVGLLTGALGGGALIGSLLYGFFGQRWRRRPLFIAAFAITGGPLSAALALQAPLVNIGFRGSRGWCL from the coding sequence ATGAGCGAACATCCTCGCCTCGCCCTGTCGGCCGTGCTCACGGCACATGCTCTCTCGCAAACCGGTAACGCGATCACTGTGCTCGCCACACCCTTCTATGTCTTGGCTCAGGGCGGCACGGGCGTTGAGGTCGGGATCGCCGCCACGTTCGCCACGGTCCCTATTGTTCTCGGTGGCCCTCTGGGCGGGGCCTTGGTCGATCGCGTCGGGCACAGGCTTTCGAGCGTCATAGCGGATGCAGCGAGCGGCGCGACCCTGGCGGCCATCGCCATTCTGGCCGCGACCGATAATTTGCCGTTCTGGGGATTCCTGCTGCTGATCTTTCTCAGCGGGCTGCTGGATACCCCGGGCAACACCGCGCGCCACGTTCTGCTGCCCACTCTCGCGATGGCGAACCGAATACCTCTGGAACGCGCCGTCGGGTTTGCGACGGGGGTCGAACGGGCCGCGATGCTCATTGGAGCGCCACTGGGAGGGGTTCTGGTGAGCGTTCTTGGACCTGCAGTGGCCTTCGGCACTACTGCCCTCAACTTCGTCGCAGCCGCGGCCTTGGTCCTGCTGTGTGTGCCGCGGCCAGACAGGAGCAGCTTTGACGACCTCGGCGCGGGGGAGGGCGTCGTTCATCGGACCTCCTATTGGCAGGATCTCGGAGAAGGATTCAGGTTCGTATACAGCAATCCGTTGTTGCGGCTGATTATTCTCGTCGTCTTTCTCACGAACCTTCTGGATGCCGCTCGGTTCTCGGTTCTCCTGCCGATTCACTCGACGGCTTACCTTCAGGGAGCTGTTGCGGTGGGCCTTCTTACGGGAGCGCTTGGCGGAGGAGCCCTCATCGGTTCGCTCCTGTACGGATTCTTCGGCCAGAGGTGGCGGCGGAGGCCCCTGTTCATTGCGGCGTTCGCGATCACGGGAGGCCCGCTTTCAGCCGCTCTCGCGTTGCAGGCGCCTCTGGTGAATATTGGCTTCCGAGGGAGCCGGGGGTGGTGCCTGTGA